A part of Desulfuribacillus alkaliarsenatis genomic DNA contains:
- a CDS encoding YjfB family protein: MDVAKMSMSLSQMQLQQDASMAVMKMAMDTAMTQTADITDLLESSMKTIDPNVKAMEQSVQPHLGGNIDLYL; the protein is encoded by the coding sequence ATGGATGTTGCAAAAATGTCGATGTCACTCAGTCAGATGCAATTACAGCAGGATGCTAGCATGGCTGTTATGAAAATGGCAATGGATACTGCAATGACGCAAACCGCAGATATTACAGACTTATTAGAGTCAAGTATGAAAACAATTGACCCAAATGTAAAAGCTATGGAACAATCTGTACAACCCCATTTAGGTGGTAATATAGATTTATATTTATAG